The DNA window TTTATTGATAGAATCAATGGAATAAGAGCAGAAATCAGTAAAGGAATTATAGGACAAAAAGAGATTATTGATCAAATGCTCATTGCCATATTATGTGAAGGAAATGTTCTTTTAGAAGGGGTACCGGGTCTTGGAAAAACCCAATTGGTAAAGACTATTGGAAAAGTCCTCGATTTAGATTTTTCAAGAATACAATTTACACCAGATTTGATGCCTGCAGATGTGGTAGGAACCAACATAATGCAAAATAGTCAATTTACTTTTCAGTCAGGACCTGTATTTAGCAATATGGTTTTAGCAGATGAAATCAATCGTGCTACTCCTAAAACACAAAGTGCCATGCTCGAAGCCATGCAGGAAAAGACAGTAACGGTAGGTAATAAAACACATATTTTACCAAAACCATTTTTTGTACTTGCTACTCAAAATCCTATTGAAATGGAAGGAACCTATCCCCTTCCAGAAGCACAGATGGATAGATTTTTATTTAAATTAGATGTAAAATTTCCGTCTATAGAGGAACTTACAGATATTGTAACCCTTACAACGAATAAAGAACAAGAAGAGATAAAAAAAATAACGGATGGAAAAGAATTGATGAAAATGATGGATATAGCAAAGGAAATTCCTATAGCAAAGCCTGTGTTAGATTATGCTATGAAAGTCATCATAAGCACTCATCCTGAAAGTCAAAATTCTCCTGAAATTACAAAAAAATATGTAGCCTTTGGTGCCAGTCCTAGGGGAGCTCAGGCCATTATTAAAGCTGCTAGGGTAAGGGCACTTATGGAAGGTAGATACAACGTTTCCTTTGAAGATATTAAACAGATGGCCTATCCAGTTTTAAGACATAGAATCTTATTAAATTTTGAAGCCATGAGTGAGAATATTACTAGTGATCATGTGATAAAGGAAATCATCTTAGATGCACAAAGGAAAGATCCTCATGGACAATAAAATAATAGATAGTACTCTTTTAAGAAAGCTTGACCGATTAAAGCTAAATACAAATCTATTATTGAATCAAGGATATAATGGAGGACGAAAATCAAATGGGAAGGGTTCCTCCATTGAATTTTCTGATTACAAAGAATATGTTCTAGGAGATGATTTTAGAAAAATTGATTGGAATGCTTATGGAAGATTTCAAAAGCTTTATGTAAAACTTTTTGAAGAAGAAAGACAAGCATCTGTGAATATTTTTTTAGACACATCCCTTTCTATGGATTTTGGGAATCCTAAAAAGTCATTGATTGCTAAAAAAATAGCTTCTGCTCTTTCTTATATAAGCTTATCCAATCTAGATGCAGTAAATATTTATAGTAATGGAGAGAACGAATTAAAGGAGACAGGTTATTTTAATGGAAAAAATACCTTTCAAGGATTATTGAAAAATATGGAAAAGGCAAGCTTTTTCAGTAAAAATGACTTATTTCAATTCATAAAGAAAAAAAATTATAAAAAGGGAATAACCATGATCTTATCTGATTTATATAGTGATTATGTTGAAGAAAGTATTAAGTATCTATCTTATAAAAATCAGAGGATTATCGTACTACATGTTTTAAGTAAAGAGGAATTAGCACCAGATTTAAAAGGGGATTTGAGGTTTATTGATAGTGAGACAGAAGAAGAGAAGGATGTATCTGTAACAAATCCTGTTTTGAAAGCTTATGAAAAGACTTTGAAAAATT is part of the Crassaminicella profunda genome and encodes:
- a CDS encoding AAA family ATPase; this encodes MDITEKDINHFIDRINGIRAEISKGIIGQKEIIDQMLIAILCEGNVLLEGVPGLGKTQLVKTIGKVLDLDFSRIQFTPDLMPADVVGTNIMQNSQFTFQSGPVFSNMVLADEINRATPKTQSAMLEAMQEKTVTVGNKTHILPKPFFVLATQNPIEMEGTYPLPEAQMDRFLFKLDVKFPSIEELTDIVTLTTNKEQEEIKKITDGKELMKMMDIAKEIPIAKPVLDYAMKVIISTHPESQNSPEITKKYVAFGASPRGAQAIIKAARVRALMEGRYNVSFEDIKQMAYPVLRHRILLNFEAMSENITSDHVIKEIILDAQRKDPHGQ
- a CDS encoding DUF58 domain-containing protein; translation: MDNKIIDSTLLRKLDRLKLNTNLLLNQGYNGGRKSNGKGSSIEFSDYKEYVLGDDFRKIDWNAYGRFQKLYVKLFEEERQASVNIFLDTSLSMDFGNPKKSLIAKKIASALSYISLSNLDAVNIYSNGENELKETGYFNGKNTFQGLLKNMEKASFFSKNDLFQFIKKKNYKKGITMILSDLYSDYVEESIKYLSYKNQRIIVLHVLSKEELAPDLKGDLRFIDSETEEEKDVSVTNPVLKAYEKTLKNFIREHKEICRKYGCKYILVSNEISIEEILFDQLVKHGILR